A single genomic interval of Oceanithermus profundus DSM 14977 harbors:
- the thrS gene encoding threonine--tRNA ligase: MKIRLPDGKELELPEGSTARDVAAKISRSLAKEAVGAIVDGELYDLFKPLPEGATVQILTRKDPEYQQLFRHTLAHVMAQAVKEFFAKKGYDPEEVKLGIGPVIENGFYYDIDAPEPISDADLPEIEKLMHRIIKRNLPLRRYVLEREEALARYRGKDPYKTELIEDLPEGEEISFYEQEGFTDLCRGPHVPSTGKIPPHFKLTHVAGAYWRGDESRPMLQRIYGVAFRTKEELEHYLWQLEEAKKRDHRRLGRQLELFHIDPMVGKGLVLWLPKGNVLREELVAFMRDEQIKRGYQLVTTPHIGSLELYKTSGHYPYYAESQFPPMELEDGEAYLLKPMNCPHHVRIYAMRPRSYRELPLRLAEFGTVYRFEQSGELHGLTRVRGFTQDDAHIFCTPEQVKEEFLGVLDLTLKVFRTLGLSDFRARIGVRDPGSDKYVGDAEHWAVAERQIQEACDEAGLDYTIEEGDAAFYGPKLDFVVKDVLSREWQLGTIQVDYNLPERFDIGYKGADGEEHRPVMIHRAPFGSLERFIGILIEHFAGEFPLWLAPVQVVVVPITDRHHDYARKVRAELEAAGLRVEVDDRPERMNAKIRDAETQKVPVILVVGDKETEEGTVAVRDRRTGERTTRALSEVVRDLAERVRTRARE, from the coding sequence ATGAAGATTCGCCTGCCGGACGGAAAAGAGCTCGAGCTCCCCGAGGGAAGCACGGCCAGGGACGTGGCCGCGAAGATCAGCCGCAGCCTGGCCAAGGAGGCCGTGGGCGCGATCGTCGACGGTGAACTCTACGACCTCTTCAAACCCCTGCCCGAAGGGGCCACCGTCCAGATCCTCACCCGCAAGGACCCCGAGTACCAACAGCTCTTCCGCCACACCCTGGCCCACGTGATGGCCCAGGCGGTCAAGGAGTTCTTCGCGAAGAAGGGCTACGACCCCGAAGAGGTCAAGCTGGGCATCGGGCCGGTGATCGAAAACGGCTTCTACTACGACATCGACGCCCCCGAGCCCATCTCGGACGCCGACCTGCCCGAGATCGAAAAACTGATGCACCGGATCATCAAGCGGAACCTGCCGCTGCGCCGCTACGTGCTCGAGCGCGAGGAGGCCCTGGCCCGCTACCGCGGCAAGGACCCCTACAAGACCGAGCTGATCGAGGACCTGCCCGAGGGCGAGGAGATCAGCTTTTACGAGCAGGAGGGCTTCACCGACCTCTGCCGCGGGCCGCACGTGCCCAGCACCGGCAAGATCCCGCCCCACTTCAAGCTGACCCACGTGGCGGGGGCCTACTGGCGCGGAGACGAATCGCGGCCGATGCTGCAGCGAATCTACGGCGTGGCCTTCCGCACCAAGGAAGAGCTGGAGCACTACCTCTGGCAGCTGGAGGAGGCCAAGAAGCGCGACCACCGCCGGCTCGGCCGTCAGCTCGAGCTCTTCCACATCGACCCGATGGTGGGCAAGGGGCTGGTTCTCTGGCTGCCCAAAGGGAACGTGCTGCGCGAGGAGCTCGTCGCCTTCATGCGCGACGAGCAGATAAAGCGCGGCTACCAGCTCGTGACCACCCCCCACATCGGCAGCCTCGAGCTCTACAAGACGAGCGGCCACTACCCCTACTACGCCGAGAGCCAGTTCCCGCCGATGGAGCTCGAAGACGGCGAGGCCTACCTGCTCAAGCCCATGAACTGCCCCCACCACGTGCGCATCTACGCCATGCGCCCGCGCAGCTACCGCGAGCTGCCGCTGCGCCTCGCCGAGTTCGGCACCGTTTACCGCTTCGAGCAGTCGGGCGAGCTGCACGGCCTCACCCGCGTGCGCGGCTTCACCCAGGACGACGCCCACATCTTCTGCACCCCCGAGCAGGTGAAGGAGGAGTTTTTGGGCGTGCTCGACCTGACGCTCAAGGTCTTCCGCACTCTGGGGTTGAGCGACTTCCGCGCGCGCATCGGGGTGCGCGACCCCGGCTCGGACAAGTACGTGGGCGACGCCGAACACTGGGCCGTCGCCGAGCGGCAGATTCAAGAAGCCTGCGACGAAGCGGGGCTGGACTACACGATCGAAGAGGGCGACGCCGCCTTCTACGGCCCCAAGCTCGACTTCGTGGTCAAGGACGTGCTGAGCCGCGAGTGGCAGCTGGGCACGATCCAGGTGGACTACAACCTGCCCGAACGCTTCGACATCGGCTACAAGGGCGCCGACGGCGAGGAGCACCGGCCGGTGATGATCCACCGCGCCCCCTTCGGCAGCCTCGAGCGGTTCATCGGCATCCTGATCGAGCACTTCGCCGGCGAGTTCCCGCTGTGGCTGGCGCCGGTGCAGGTCGTCGTCGTGCCCATCACCGACCGCCACCACGACTACGCGCGCAAGGTGCGGGCGGAGCTCGAGGCGGCGGGGCTGCGCGTGGAGGTGGACGACCGGCCCGAACGCATGAACGCCAAGATCCGCGACGCCGAGACCCAGAAGGTGCCGGTGATCCTGGTCGTGGGCGACAAGGAGACGGAAGAGGGCACCGTCGCCGTGCGCGACCGCCGCACGGGCGAGCGGACGACCCGGGCGCTTTCCGAGGTGGTGCGGGACCTGGCCGAACGGGT
- the dnaJ gene encoding molecular chaperone DnaJ encodes MKDYYAVLGVSRDASQEEIKKAYRKLALKYHPDKNPGDPGAEERFKEINEAYAVLSDPEQRARYDRFGTADPRQAHPADPGVGDLFDLLGQMFGFNVGGSRSSGPRRGEDLEAVVEVSLEQAAKGGEVEVRYRRLVLCEACGGAGGEQQPCPTCGGAGRVRQVQQSLFGQFVTESACPHCRGRGYLLRETCPTCGGRGRLEKQERIKVTLPAGMDEDDLLRVPGGGNQAAGGAGDLYVRVRIRPHPELRREGKHLIYTLKLGLAQAALGSQVHVPTLDGAVPLDVPPGTEQGAVFELEGKGLPDPRGGRPGHLRVVVELEVPKKLSPRARELLRAYAEEVGEEVPAEGWWEKVRKKIFK; translated from the coding sequence ATGAAGGACTACTACGCCGTTCTGGGCGTATCCCGAGACGCCAGCCAGGAGGAGATCAAGAAGGCCTACCGCAAGCTGGCGCTCAAGTACCACCCCGACAAGAACCCGGGCGACCCCGGCGCCGAAGAGCGCTTCAAGGAGATCAACGAGGCCTACGCGGTGCTCTCCGACCCCGAGCAACGGGCCCGCTACGACCGCTTCGGCACCGCCGACCCGCGCCAGGCCCACCCGGCCGACCCGGGGGTGGGCGACCTTTTCGACCTGCTGGGGCAGATGTTCGGTTTCAACGTGGGCGGGTCCAGGAGCAGCGGACCCCGGCGGGGCGAGGACCTGGAGGCGGTGGTCGAGGTCAGCCTGGAGCAGGCGGCCAAAGGCGGCGAGGTGGAGGTCCGCTACCGCCGGCTGGTCCTTTGCGAGGCCTGCGGCGGCGCCGGCGGCGAGCAGCAGCCCTGCCCCACCTGCGGCGGCGCCGGGCGGGTGCGCCAGGTGCAGCAGAGCCTCTTCGGCCAGTTCGTCACCGAGTCGGCTTGCCCCCACTGCCGCGGCCGCGGCTACCTGCTGCGCGAGACCTGCCCCACCTGCGGCGGGCGCGGGCGGCTGGAAAAGCAGGAGCGGATCAAGGTCACCCTTCCCGCAGGGATGGACGAAGACGACCTGCTGCGCGTTCCCGGCGGCGGCAACCAGGCCGCCGGCGGCGCGGGCGACCTCTACGTGCGGGTGCGCATCCGGCCGCACCCCGAGCTCCGGCGCGAGGGCAAGCACCTGATCTACACGCTCAAGCTGGGCCTGGCCCAGGCGGCGCTGGGCAGCCAGGTGCACGTGCCCACGCTCGACGGCGCGGTTCCGCTCGACGTGCCCCCGGGCACCGAACAGGGCGCCGTCTTCGAGCTGGAGGGCAAGGGCCTGCCCGACCCCCGCGGCGGCCGCCCCGGCCATCTGCGCGTGGTCGTCGAACTCGAAGTGCCCAAGAAGCTTTCTCCCCGCGCCCGTGAACTGCTGCGCGCCTACGCCGAAGAGGTGGGCGAGGAGGTGCCCGCCGAAGGCTGGTGGGAGAAGGTGCGGAAGAAGATATTCAAGTAA